The following proteins come from a genomic window of Gimesia chilikensis:
- a CDS encoding UDP-glucuronic acid decarboxylase family protein, with amino-acid sequence MNSVLVTGGAGFLGSHLCDRLIEMGKNVICVDNFFTGNKRNIAHLIGHPRFEVIRHDIVHPIYLEVNEIYNLACPASPVAYQYNPIKTIKTSTVGMVNVLGLAKRCRAKVLHASTSEVYGDPTVHPQVEEYWGNVNPLGPRSCYDEGKRIAESLCVNYHHAHKVPIRLVRIFNTYGPRMDPNDGRVISNFINQALRGEPITIYGDGQQTRSFCYVDDLISGFLKMMEQEETTGPVNLGNPVENTMLELAEAVLEHVDSSSKLIHEPLPQDDPKQRCPDITKAKSFLKWEPQVSLKEGLGKTVEYYRQLMDQESA; translated from the coding sequence ATGAATTCCGTATTAGTAACCGGCGGTGCCGGCTTTCTGGGAAGCCACTTGTGTGACCGGCTGATCGAGATGGGGAAGAATGTTATTTGTGTGGATAATTTCTTCACGGGTAATAAACGGAACATCGCTCATCTGATCGGCCATCCCCGATTTGAAGTGATCCGCCACGATATCGTGCATCCGATCTACCTCGAAGTGAATGAGATTTACAATCTCGCCTGTCCCGCTTCTCCGGTTGCCTATCAGTATAACCCCATCAAAACGATCAAAACCTCAACCGTCGGCATGGTGAACGTGCTCGGTCTGGCGAAACGCTGCCGGGCCAAAGTCCTGCACGCTTCCACGTCTGAAGTCTACGGTGATCCAACAGTGCATCCCCAGGTGGAAGAGTACTGGGGCAATGTGAATCCCCTCGGGCCGCGGAGCTGTTATGACGAAGGGAAACGCATCGCGGAATCCCTGTGTGTCAACTACCATCACGCCCACAAGGTTCCGATTCGCCTCGTTCGAATTTTCAATACGTATGGACCGCGGATGGATCCCAATGACGGTCGCGTGATCTCCAACTTCATCAACCAGGCTTTACGGGGCGAACCGATCACAATCTATGGTGACGGTCAGCAGACCCGTTCCTTCTGTTACGTCGATGACCTGATCAGCGGTTTTCTGAAGATGATGGAGCAGGAAGAGACCACCGGTCCGGTGAACCTCGGTAATCCGGTAGAGAACACAATGCTCGAACTGGCCGAAGCGGTCCTGGAACATGTGGATTCTTCTTCCAAACTGATCCATGAACCACTGCCTCAGGATGATCCCAAGCAGCGCTGTCCTGATATCACAAAAGCCAAATCGTTTCTGAAATGGGAACCGCAGGTTTCTCTGAAAGAAGGCCTGGGTAAAACCGTCGAATATTATCGGCAACTGATGGATCAGGAATCAGCATGA
- a CDS encoding NAD-dependent epimerase/dehydratase family protein, translating into MSQILVTGAAGFIGFHVTSQLLAQGHQVTGIDNLNSHYSVQLKQDRLQVLQKSDQFEFAEIDLVDVAAFDQLFEQQQFDKVIHLAAEVGVRNSLLKPLEYVQSNVVGFVNLLEHCRKGQVQHLVYASSSSVYGANKKTPYATHDPVDHPVSLYAATKRADELIAHSYSHLYDLPTTGLRFFTVYGPWGRPDMAVHIFTKAILEGTPIKVFNHGNLKRDFTYVDDIVAGVLGVLEQIPERSTFAAEPTPRERDRQTEAPYRLYNIGNHQPVDLSRLIDVIEQRVGKPAIRENYPMQPGDVLETYADISELQQATGFAPATSIEAGIDRFVEWYLSYYDTPQG; encoded by the coding sequence ATGAGTCAGATTCTGGTGACAGGTGCGGCTGGATTCATCGGATTCCATGTCACGTCTCAACTGCTCGCGCAGGGACATCAGGTTACGGGCATTGATAACCTCAACAGTCACTATTCAGTGCAGTTGAAGCAGGACCGTCTCCAGGTCTTACAGAAGTCCGATCAGTTCGAGTTCGCTGAAATTGACCTGGTTGACGTTGCCGCCTTTGATCAACTGTTTGAGCAGCAGCAGTTTGATAAGGTGATTCACCTGGCGGCAGAAGTCGGGGTCCGTAATTCCCTGCTCAAACCGCTGGAGTATGTTCAGAGTAATGTAGTCGGGTTTGTGAATCTGCTCGAGCATTGTCGTAAAGGTCAGGTGCAGCACCTGGTCTATGCCTCGTCCAGCTCGGTCTATGGTGCGAATAAAAAGACGCCGTATGCCACGCACGATCCGGTTGACCATCCGGTCAGTCTGTATGCCGCTACCAAGCGGGCTGATGAACTCATCGCTCACAGTTACAGTCATCTGTATGATCTGCCCACAACCGGCCTGCGGTTCTTCACCGTTTACGGACCCTGGGGCCGTCCCGACATGGCAGTGCACATTTTCACGAAAGCCATTCTGGAAGGCACACCAATCAAGGTTTTCAATCACGGGAACCTGAAACGCGATTTCACCTATGTCGATGATATCGTGGCCGGTGTCCTGGGCGTACTCGAACAGATTCCTGAACGCAGCACTTTTGCAGCAGAGCCCACTCCCCGGGAACGGGACCGGCAGACCGAAGCCCCTTACCGACTGTATAACATTGGTAATCACCAGCCGGTCGACCTGTCGCGACTCATCGATGTGATTGAGCAGCGTGTAGGGAAACCGGCGATTCGTGAAAATTATCCGATGCAGCCCGGCGATGTTCTGGAGACCTACGCTGATATTTCTGAGCTGCAGCAGGCGACGGGTTTCGCCCCTGCGACTTCCATTGAAGCAGGCATCGATCGCTTCGTGGAATGGTACCTGTCCTATTATGACACTCCACAGGGATAG
- a CDS encoding purine-nucleoside phosphorylase, whose amino-acid sequence MQGLVEQVNDAIDFLNTRISQKPRIGLILGTGLGDFTKQIEQDVTIPYEEIPHFPRSTVESHAGQLVFGSLDGKPLVAMEGRFHFYEGYSMKEVTFPVRVMQALGVDTLIVTNASGGMNPQYRLADIMIIEDQINLMGDNPLRGVNDDRLGIRFPDMSAPYDQELIKVAEQTALELQIRTQTGVFVAVAGPNLETRAEYRMLRLMGADCVGMSTVPECIVANHASMRVLGLSVVTDLCLPDALEPVDISKILSVAAEGGAKLARLIPRIIEQI is encoded by the coding sequence ATGCAGGGATTGGTTGAACAAGTCAACGATGCCATCGATTTTCTTAATACCCGGATCAGTCAAAAACCACGCATCGGTCTGATTCTGGGTACCGGCCTGGGCGACTTCACCAAACAGATCGAACAGGACGTCACCATTCCTTACGAAGAAATCCCACACTTCCCGCGTTCGACAGTTGAATCGCATGCCGGGCAGCTGGTGTTTGGAAGCCTGGATGGAAAACCGCTGGTGGCGATGGAAGGCCGCTTTCATTTCTATGAAGGCTACTCGATGAAGGAAGTCACCTTCCCGGTCCGCGTGATGCAGGCTCTGGGAGTGGACACACTGATCGTGACCAACGCATCCGGCGGAATGAATCCTCAGTACCGGCTGGCTGACATCATGATCATCGAAGATCAGATCAACCTGATGGGTGACAATCCTCTAAGAGGCGTGAACGACGACCGGCTGGGCATTCGCTTTCCGGACATGTCTGCTCCCTACGATCAGGAACTGATCAAGGTCGCCGAGCAGACAGCGCTGGAACTGCAGATCCGTACGCAGACCGGTGTCTTTGTGGCGGTCGCAGGGCCGAACCTGGAAACGCGGGCTGAATACCGGATGCTGCGGTTGATGGGAGCGGACTGTGTCGGCATGTCAACTGTGCCGGAATGCATCGTGGCCAATCATGCATCGATGCGGGTGCTGGGATTGTCTGTTGTGACGGACCTGTGTCTGCCCGATGCCCTGGAGCCGGTCGACATCAGCAAGATTCTGTCTGTGGCTGCCGAGGGTGGCGCAAAACTCGCCCGATTGATTCCACGGATTATCGAACAGATCTAG